The Lolium perenne isolate Kyuss_39 chromosome 6, Kyuss_2.0, whole genome shotgun sequence genome segment ATCGCGCCGGCCTCCACGGCCTTGACGCGATTCCTGCCCCACGGGCAGAGCCGGCACAGCACGTGCAGCGCCGCCTTCACGGCCTTGGCGGACACCCTGTCGGACACGACGCGCACCACCTCCTGGACCACGTCGGGTCGCACCGCCATCAGCCGCGCCGGCTCCATCACCGACACCATCGCCTTGAGCAGCAGGACGGCGTACGTGCGTGAGCGGTAGCTCGGCCGCCGCAGCACGTGCAGGACGGTGTCCAGGAAAGCGCCGTTATTTCTCTCTAGGATCTGGAGCAGGCTCTTCTTGGAGGGCTTGAGCGAGTAGATGACGCTCAGGGCGTCCTCCTCCGGCGGGCTCGTGGACGTCGGGGAATCCAGCGATAGTTCGAGCAAGTCTTCAACCGACCTTGAGGCGGCGCAGTGGTGCCTGACGACGGAGACGAGGAAGTCGACGGCGCCAGGCGTGGCTTCGACGCAGCGCTTGTTGCGGTCGCTCTCGGCGGCGATGGCCTTGATCTCCCTGAGCGCTGCCAGCTCCTGGCGCCGGCCCGCGCCGCGCGCCTCGTCGACGAGCGTGGCGACGCGGCAGGCGTCGACAGGGGCGCGCGGGGTGGGGAAGCGCTCGACCTCGTGCAGGGCGCACCAGGCCTGGATGAGGCGGCGGAGGGTGTGGTTGGGCGTGGCGTCGCGGTCCTCGGGCGCGAGCTTGCGCTGCGTGACTGGGCAGGTGACGTGGTGGGCGGCGTCGAAGAGCCAGCGCTCGATGCTGGCGCGGTCGTAGGTGATGCCGGTGGCGAGCGTGACCGGGTCTCGCATGATCTCCAGCGAGATCGGGCAGAGGAAGTAGGGCGGCACCTCCACCGACGACCCTTCCTCCATTGCTGTCGGGTTGGAGAGAAGTCTACCTGCCGAGAGATTGCAAGTGCCCTTGGAGAGTTGGAGATTGAGTTTAGAAGCTAGCTGAGACGAATGAAGATTGACGAAGTTGTTGGAGTTGAAGAAATGGGAGAGATGCCCGTTTTATAGTGGAGCCTGAAGCGAAGAAGTCCGCGCGTGTTAAATGATAATTAAGTAATCCAACACTCAGATTA includes the following:
- the LOC139830042 gene encoding E3 ubiquitin-protein ligase PUB23-like; the encoded protein is MEEGSSVEVPPYFLCPISLEIMRDPVTLATGITYDRASIERWLFDAAHHVTCPVTQRKLAPEDRDATPNHTLRRLIQAWCALHEVERFPTPRAPVDACRVATLVDEARGAGRRQELAALREIKAIAAESDRNKRCVEATPGAVDFLVSVVRHHCAASRSVEDLLELSLDSPTSTSPPEEDALSVIYSLKPSKKSLLQILERNNGAFLDTVLHVLRRPSYRSRTYAVLLLKAMVSVMEPARLMAVRPDVVQEVVRVVSDRVSAKAVKAALHVLCRLCPWGRNRVKAVEAGAMTVLVELLLDEASRHSAELAVVAIDHLCGCAEGRSELVAHPAGLAVVSKKAMRVSPATTESAVRALHTVAKHSPTPAVLQEMLAVGVVAKLLLLLQVDSGERARAKAKELLTTHARVWKNSPCLQPHLKAHYPS